In Arthrobacter alpinus, a single window of DNA contains:
- a CDS encoding alpha-hydroxy acid oxidase has product MKFKDITALASVQGPARSTAERLNRRCYSVGDMQKLAAKALPKSILDYIEGGGEDEASMRRNIESYNDWSFMPKWGSVENLSLKTTILGGPSSMPLWLSPTGGTRLFHPQGEIAAARAARAAGVPYGLAHLSTTTMEAVSEATPGLRRWFNMEPTNDPALLQAVLDRVSNAGYEALIVNIDCRDIGHRERDYRNGFTAPPSIKPKTVLEGALRPRWALGFITSDAIAFPNLDAEVPTGPLTSTPDMWRTLLAGAYEPTDWNDLAEIRARWNGPIILKGCVNPKDAAIAAGMGFDAIQASNHGGRQLDHMASPMDVLPEMVAAVDGRMEIIVDGGIRRGSDVIKALALGADSCAIGRPYLYGLAAAGEAGVAHVLKLFKAEMHRTMALLGVTSVAELKEGGRELIRHRRELFVPGPAESNQVAAAPEPELSLADMGTP; this is encoded by the coding sequence ATGAAATTCAAGGACATCACAGCACTGGCTTCGGTCCAAGGCCCGGCGAGATCAACTGCCGAACGCCTGAACAGGCGCTGCTACAGCGTTGGGGACATGCAGAAATTGGCGGCCAAGGCCCTGCCCAAGAGCATTCTTGACTACATCGAGGGCGGCGGCGAGGACGAGGCCTCCATGCGCCGCAACATCGAGTCCTACAACGACTGGTCCTTCATGCCCAAGTGGGGCTCCGTGGAAAACCTCAGCCTGAAAACCACCATCCTGGGCGGCCCCTCGTCCATGCCGCTCTGGCTCTCCCCCACCGGCGGCACCCGCCTCTTCCACCCGCAGGGCGAGATTGCCGCGGCCCGGGCAGCACGTGCCGCAGGCGTTCCATACGGCCTGGCACACCTGAGCACCACCACCATGGAGGCCGTTTCCGAGGCAACCCCCGGGCTGCGCCGCTGGTTCAACATGGAGCCCACCAATGATCCGGCCTTGCTCCAGGCAGTCCTGGACCGCGTGTCCAACGCCGGCTACGAGGCACTCATCGTCAACATTGACTGCCGCGACATCGGACACCGCGAGCGCGACTACCGCAACGGCTTCACGGCACCGCCGTCCATCAAGCCCAAGACCGTGCTTGAAGGAGCTCTGCGCCCCCGCTGGGCACTGGGCTTCATCACCAGCGACGCCATTGCCTTCCCCAACCTTGACGCAGAAGTCCCGACGGGTCCGCTCACCAGCACCCCCGACATGTGGCGCACGCTGCTGGCCGGCGCCTACGAACCCACAGACTGGAACGACCTGGCGGAAATCCGCGCCCGCTGGAACGGCCCCATCATACTCAAGGGCTGCGTCAACCCGAAGGATGCCGCCATTGCCGCAGGCATGGGCTTCGACGCCATCCAGGCCAGCAACCACGGTGGCCGCCAGCTGGACCACATGGCCTCCCCCATGGACGTACTTCCGGAGATGGTGGCGGCCGTCGACGGGCGCATGGAAATCATTGTGGACGGTGGCATCCGCCGCGGCTCTGACGTCATCAAGGCCCTGGCCCTGGGTGCCGATTCATGCGCCATTGGCCGCCCCTATTTGTACGGGCTCGCGGCCGCCGGCGAGGCAGGAGTTGCCCATGTACTTAAGCTGTTCAAGGCTGAAATGCACCGAACCATGGCCCTGCTGGGTGTCACCAGCGTGGCAGAGCTGAAGGAAGGCGGACGCGAGCTCATCCGCCACCGCAGAGAATTGTTTGTCCCCGGCCCCGCTGAATCAAACCAGGTTGCCGCCGCCCCGGAACCGGAATTGTCCCTGGCCGACATGGGAACCCCCTGA
- a CDS encoding PucR family transcriptional regulator produces the protein MDVEDQNQGQRGTHDGAVSLADCITLMQADLVHVNPSPSTSGHRVAGVLMYDPLAEMTTVADSIILAVGLSCESPGFLTLLERATRGNAAAVVVKAYGASMGRMRAAVEPFGLAVLVAPDSAEWSRLVTLARAAVGGAGTDSVSGVRLGDLYAFANAAASIANGAVSIVDPLGRVLGYSTLPGQPIDELRRVTTLSLEETTAPAFDKDFKTVYDSATAILIPATDQELGRLALAVRAGDELLGSMWIIDPGAERRGAALAALDRMAALAGLHMLHARAALDFGQRRNADLIRTLLDDTAHASFAAAQLGLDAAKGFAVAAFSIVRPKTGNLESIQEIQKLLHLVTTVCTVQFGSSHSAMIDSVVYALLPCEGNTPRSVHRRVVADIGAYSQTISSYPLIAAVGGIALDVEDLPASRAQALQTLKLLVSRQPVKGGAKSAASLYEDHRVPLNLLQIGAFIDEQDMADADDLAALQAHDNEHQSEYVDTLRAYLESNGNISAMAARLHVHNNTVRYRLTRLAADFGLDLDDPHKRLWLWLRLVTMDLASR, from the coding sequence ATGGACGTTGAGGATCAGAACCAGGGGCAACGCGGCACCCATGATGGAGCCGTTTCCCTTGCAGACTGCATCACCTTGATGCAGGCGGACCTGGTGCATGTCAATCCCAGCCCATCGACGTCAGGGCACCGCGTGGCAGGTGTTCTCATGTACGATCCCCTGGCTGAAATGACAACGGTTGCGGACAGCATCATCCTGGCGGTTGGGCTTAGCTGCGAATCGCCAGGCTTTCTCACACTGCTGGAGCGGGCAACCCGGGGGAATGCTGCGGCAGTGGTGGTTAAGGCTTACGGCGCATCCATGGGCCGGATGCGTGCCGCTGTCGAGCCTTTCGGGTTGGCCGTGTTGGTTGCACCGGATTCCGCTGAGTGGAGCAGGTTGGTCACCTTGGCGCGGGCCGCGGTGGGTGGGGCCGGAACAGACTCGGTCTCGGGCGTGCGGCTCGGTGACCTCTATGCCTTCGCCAATGCGGCGGCGTCCATCGCCAATGGCGCCGTCAGCATTGTCGATCCCCTTGGGCGCGTCCTTGGTTATTCCACCCTGCCGGGCCAACCCATTGACGAGCTTCGCCGGGTCACAACTCTTTCCCTTGAAGAGACCACGGCGCCAGCGTTCGACAAGGATTTCAAGACCGTCTACGACTCCGCCACAGCCATCCTCATCCCCGCCACGGATCAGGAGTTGGGCAGATTGGCGCTCGCCGTCCGCGCGGGGGACGAGCTGCTGGGTTCCATGTGGATCATTGATCCGGGGGCGGAGCGTCGCGGTGCTGCCCTTGCTGCCTTGGACAGGATGGCGGCGCTGGCTGGGCTGCACATGCTCCATGCGCGTGCCGCCCTCGACTTTGGCCAGCGCAGAAACGCCGATTTGATCAGGACGCTCCTGGATGACACCGCCCACGCCTCATTTGCGGCGGCCCAACTGGGCCTGGATGCGGCCAAGGGCTTTGCCGTTGCGGCATTTTCGATAGTCCGGCCCAAGACGGGAAACCTGGAATCGATACAGGAAATTCAGAAACTCCTGCATCTGGTCACCACAGTCTGCACGGTGCAGTTTGGCAGCAGCCACAGCGCCATGATTGATTCGGTGGTTTACGCGCTGCTGCCATGTGAGGGCAACACGCCACGATCGGTGCACAGGCGCGTGGTTGCCGACATTGGTGCGTATTCCCAGACCATCAGCAGCTACCCTTTGATTGCCGCGGTCGGTGGGATTGCCCTCGATGTTGAGGATCTCCCCGCCTCCAGGGCCCAGGCGTTGCAAACACTGAAATTACTTGTGAGTCGCCAACCCGTCAAGGGCGGCGCCAAATCTGCTGCCAGCCTGTATGAGGACCACCGGGTTCCGCTGAATCTGTTGCAGATCGGGGCATTCATTGATGAGCAGGACATGGCTGATGCTGATGACCTTGCCGCGCTGCAGGCCCACGACAACGAGCACCAGAGTGAGTATGTGGATACCCTGCGGGCCTATCTGGAATCCAATGGGAACATCTCCGCCATGGCCGCACGGCTTCATGTGCACAACAACACCGTCCGCTACCGACTCACCCGGCTGGCGGCAGACTTTGGGCTGGACCTGGACGATCCGCACAAGCGGCTGTGGCTGTGGCTGCGGCTGGTGACCATGGATCTTGCCAGCCGTTAA
- a CDS encoding MFS transporter, whose amino-acid sequence MIFKRATTTGSSSFSRALALLVAGTYFMEILDGTIIATAAPGIAADLSVRPVDINLAMTAYLITLAVGIPISGWLAERFGARKVFTVAIAVFTIASLLCALSPNLAVLCGSRMLQGLGGAMMVPVGRLVVLRDADRKEFLEAIAYLTWPALIAPVLAPVLGGLLVTYASWHWIFLINVPLGILAFLVALKVVPDIRARRVPPPDWVGFILTGAALAALVIGMELVGSAPTPWVAVVLWLVLAIACTAGALWWFKRSRHPLLDLRALRIQTFRVGNAGGGMYRLIINAVPFLLPLMFMLGFGWSAFQAGLMTMAVFAGNVLIKPATSPLIRSLGFRNVLLVSNIGGALVLMACAFLGPQTPLAVIAVVLFVSGVLRSIGFSAYNTLQFADVPKARMAGANTLSSTISQIATGLGIAVGALILRAAQTLLEGTAVTDAVVSYQWTFAVLGIIMIYPVVEALLMHRSGGDQVRTR is encoded by the coding sequence GTGATCTTTAAACGTGCGACGACGACCGGCAGCAGTTCTTTCAGCCGCGCCTTGGCGCTTTTGGTCGCCGGCACGTATTTCATGGAGATTCTTGATGGCACCATCATCGCCACGGCCGCGCCCGGCATTGCCGCAGATCTAAGCGTCCGTCCGGTCGATATCAACCTGGCCATGACCGCGTACCTGATCACGCTGGCGGTGGGCATCCCCATCAGCGGTTGGCTGGCCGAGCGATTTGGAGCCAGGAAAGTTTTTACGGTAGCCATTGCCGTCTTCACAATCGCGTCCTTGTTGTGTGCGCTCAGCCCAAACCTTGCTGTCCTGTGTGGTTCCCGTATGCTCCAAGGTCTTGGTGGAGCCATGATGGTCCCGGTGGGCAGGCTCGTGGTTTTGCGCGATGCCGACAGGAAAGAGTTCCTCGAAGCCATCGCCTACCTGACCTGGCCGGCCCTCATTGCGCCTGTTCTGGCCCCGGTCCTCGGTGGACTCTTGGTCACCTACGCCAGTTGGCACTGGATCTTCCTGATCAACGTGCCCCTTGGGATTCTCGCCTTCCTTGTGGCACTCAAGGTTGTGCCTGACATCCGTGCCCGCAGGGTCCCGCCACCGGATTGGGTTGGATTCATCCTGACAGGAGCAGCGCTGGCTGCGTTGGTGATCGGCATGGAACTGGTGGGTTCGGCACCCACGCCGTGGGTCGCCGTCGTTCTTTGGCTGGTACTCGCCATTGCCTGCACGGCCGGGGCCCTGTGGTGGTTCAAGCGCTCACGGCACCCGTTGCTGGATCTGAGGGCCCTGCGCATACAAACCTTCAGGGTGGGCAATGCCGGTGGTGGCATGTATCGGCTGATTATCAACGCCGTACCGTTCCTGTTGCCGTTGATGTTCATGCTGGGATTTGGCTGGAGTGCGTTTCAGGCGGGCCTGATGACCATGGCGGTGTTTGCCGGCAATGTCCTGATCAAGCCGGCCACGTCCCCGCTCATTAGGAGCCTCGGATTCCGGAATGTCCTGCTGGTAAGCAACATCGGCGGGGCTTTGGTGCTGATGGCCTGTGCATTCCTGGGCCCGCAGACACCTTTGGCTGTGATTGCCGTGGTGCTTTTTGTCAGCGGTGTGCTGCGTTCGATCGGATTCAGCGCCTACAACACCTTGCAGTTTGCGGATGTTCCCAAGGCTCGAATGGCTGGAGCCAACACCCTTTCCTCTACGATTTCCCAGATCGCCACCGGCCTGGGCATTGCCGTGGGTGCGCTGATTTTGCGAGCCGCGCAGACGCTGCTGGAGGGAACCGCTGTCACCGACGCCGTGGTGAGCTATCAGTGGACCTTTGCGGTGTTGGGCATCATCATGATCTATCCGGTGGTGGAGGCGTTGCTCATGCACCGAAGCGGCGGAGACCAGGTGCGGACTCGGTAG
- a CDS encoding MFS transporter, with protein MSANWPAPDTSWAGHLQGTSGYRRVLAALACAGVATFAQLYSLQGILPLLSRDLDVTAAQTSLSISAATVGLAVAVLPWSFVADRWGRVRTMGLAVILATILGLLVPLSPTFEVLLLLRVLEGAALGGIPALAIAYLTEEVSPRHAAAAAGAYVAGTTLGGLFGRLLAGPVADVAGWRMGTLAVSLCAAAAAAGFLVLAPKPRGFVPSRTEGFGAVLGKLIPQLRNAKLLALYAQAFLLMGTFVSVYNYLGFRLEAPPYLFPASAVALLFLAYLAGTISSKAVSSLASRWGRRTVLLACTATMVTGLALTLASPVVMILVGLVLFTAGFFGAHSIASGWTGALATTGRAQASSLYNLSYYAGSSVVGWSSGLVFQHSGWSAMVAVLAVLMFLAAVAAMVLLPARNAGERKATESAPGLRRFGA; from the coding sequence GTGAGTGCGAATTGGCCTGCCCCGGACACTTCGTGGGCCGGGCATCTCCAAGGGACCTCCGGCTACCGCAGAGTCCTAGCCGCCTTGGCATGTGCGGGCGTGGCAACGTTTGCGCAGCTATATTCACTCCAAGGCATCCTGCCCCTGCTTTCCCGCGATCTGGATGTCACAGCAGCGCAGACGTCCCTCAGTATTTCGGCGGCCACGGTAGGCCTTGCCGTTGCCGTCCTGCCCTGGTCTTTTGTGGCGGACCGCTGGGGGCGCGTGCGGACCATGGGGCTGGCCGTCATTCTGGCAACCATCTTGGGGCTGCTGGTCCCCCTGTCTCCAACCTTTGAGGTCCTGCTGCTATTGCGCGTTCTGGAGGGTGCCGCGTTGGGCGGGATCCCGGCCCTTGCCATTGCTTACCTGACCGAAGAGGTCAGCCCGCGCCACGCAGCAGCTGCCGCGGGCGCCTACGTTGCCGGCACCACCTTGGGCGGCCTGTTCGGGCGGCTGCTGGCCGGACCTGTCGCTGACGTTGCGGGCTGGCGCATGGGCACCCTGGCAGTGTCGCTCTGCGCGGCCGCTGCGGCCGCCGGTTTTCTTGTGTTGGCCCCCAAACCGCGGGGTTTTGTTCCATCGCGGACCGAAGGTTTTGGTGCCGTTCTGGGCAAGTTGATCCCCCAGCTGCGCAACGCCAAATTGCTGGCCTTGTACGCACAGGCCTTCCTGCTGATGGGGACATTCGTCAGCGTCTACAACTACCTCGGCTTCCGGCTGGAGGCACCGCCCTACCTTTTTCCGGCGTCGGCTGTGGCCTTGCTTTTTCTGGCCTACCTCGCGGGAACAATCTCTTCCAAAGCAGTGTCATCTCTTGCAAGTCGCTGGGGCCGCCGCACCGTGCTGTTGGCATGTACGGCAACCATGGTCACGGGACTGGCCCTGACGCTGGCCAGTCCCGTGGTCATGATCCTGGTGGGCCTGGTGTTGTTCACGGCTGGTTTCTTCGGTGCGCACAGTATCGCCTCGGGCTGGACAGGAGCCTTGGCCACCACGGGCCGGGCCCAGGCTTCCTCGCTGTACAACCTCAGCTATTACGCCGGCTCGAGTGTGGTTGGCTGGAGTTCCGGCCTGGTGTTTCAGCACAGCGGCTGGAGCGCGATGGTGGCTGTTTTGGCCGTGTTGATGTTCCTCGCCGCGGTGGCCGCGATGGTGCTGCTTCCGGCTCGCAATGCCGGTGAGCGAAAAGCTACCGAGTCCGCACCTGGTCTCCGCCGCTTCGGTGCATGA
- a CDS encoding LysR family transcriptional regulator: MDNDNHDLAKLLPALPMLVELGASRHVTATAEALGIPQSTVSRTLARAAEVVGTPLVLRKGRGVELTPAALALIPRAAEALEAIREGLAQAREESGQQFGRIQVAFQHTFGEVALPILIRAFAQNHPGVTFDLQQGSRAFCLDLLATGSADLALVAPPPAPSRTIGSEVLYSEPLKLVVSSGHQLFGSSGVRLDAVRDEPFIMLEPGYGMHSIVESLCQRAGFRPRVAFQGQDLHTVRGLVSAGLGIAVAPPEKFVAQAAPGGGLGWCEVEIIWPSAHRDVGLVWRNRADTSAQATRFRDMVLGEGRDLLGASQSSTGLGRDQRSAG; encoded by the coding sequence ATGGACAACGACAACCACGATCTGGCCAAACTACTGCCAGCCTTGCCCATGCTCGTTGAGCTGGGGGCCAGCCGTCATGTGACTGCCACGGCCGAGGCGCTGGGGATTCCGCAGTCCACCGTGAGCCGAACATTGGCTCGCGCGGCAGAAGTTGTGGGTACGCCACTGGTGCTGCGCAAAGGGAGAGGCGTTGAGCTGACGCCGGCTGCGCTTGCCCTGATCCCGCGGGCGGCAGAGGCCCTGGAGGCGATCCGCGAAGGATTGGCCCAAGCGCGGGAAGAATCCGGGCAACAGTTTGGCCGTATCCAGGTGGCTTTTCAGCACACCTTTGGAGAGGTTGCCCTGCCCATACTTATTCGCGCGTTTGCGCAAAACCATCCGGGCGTCACGTTCGACCTGCAACAGGGGAGCCGGGCTTTTTGCCTGGATCTATTGGCCACCGGATCTGCCGACCTGGCACTTGTGGCCCCGCCTCCTGCTCCGAGCAGGACAATAGGGTCCGAGGTGCTGTATTCGGAGCCGTTGAAGTTGGTGGTTTCCAGCGGGCACCAGCTGTTTGGTTCTAGCGGGGTAAGGCTCGACGCTGTTCGGGACGAGCCTTTCATCATGCTGGAACCCGGCTACGGCATGCACTCGATTGTTGAGTCCCTGTGCCAACGCGCGGGCTTCCGTCCACGGGTGGCCTTTCAAGGCCAGGACCTGCATACGGTTCGCGGACTCGTCTCAGCGGGCTTGGGCATTGCCGTGGCACCGCCGGAAAAGTTTGTTGCCCAGGCCGCGCCCGGTGGCGGCTTGGGGTGGTGCGAGGTGGAGATCATTTGGCCCAGCGCGCATCGGGACGTGGGACTTGTCTGGCGGAACCGTGCTGATACTTCAGCCCAGGCCACCCGATTCAGGGATATGGTCCTGGGCGAGGGGCGGGATCTGTTGGGTGCGTCCCAATCCAGCACTGGATTGGGACGCGACCAGCGGAGCGCTGGCTAG
- the purU gene encoding formyltetrahydrofolate deformylase, translated as MSTGPLTPSDIAPANPQEGGAFILTLDCTESPGIVHAVAQYLLNHGCYIVDIKQFGDQQVRHFFMRVHFIAGTDGPSPDDLRHEFGPVAQQWGMNWRLEPQGRKERIMVMVSKFGHCLNDLLFRARTGELPVEIVAVVSNHETHKDLVDWHGIPFHHIPVTPETKPAAEAELLALVEEYQVELVVLARYMQVLSDNLTSVLSGRAINIHHSFLPSFKGAKPYHQAYDRGVKTVGATAHYVNAELDEGPIIAQQVIDVDHTYSPADLVAVGKDAECKALTNAVRWHAEGRIILSGNRTVVLR; from the coding sequence ATGAGCACCGGTCCGCTGACGCCGTCGGACATTGCTCCTGCGAATCCTCAGGAGGGTGGGGCATTCATCCTCACTCTTGATTGCACCGAATCTCCGGGCATCGTGCACGCCGTGGCGCAGTACCTGCTGAACCACGGATGCTACATCGTGGACATCAAGCAATTTGGTGACCAGCAGGTGCGGCACTTCTTCATGAGAGTTCACTTCATAGCCGGAACTGATGGGCCAAGTCCTGACGACCTCCGGCACGAATTCGGGCCGGTGGCCCAGCAATGGGGCATGAATTGGCGTCTTGAACCGCAGGGCCGCAAGGAACGCATCATGGTCATGGTCTCGAAATTTGGCCATTGCCTCAACGATCTGCTTTTTCGCGCCCGAACCGGTGAATTGCCGGTGGAAATTGTTGCCGTCGTATCCAATCACGAGACCCACAAGGACCTGGTTGATTGGCACGGCATCCCGTTCCACCACATCCCAGTAACGCCTGAAACGAAGCCAGCCGCCGAAGCAGAGTTGCTGGCACTGGTCGAGGAGTACCAGGTTGAGCTGGTTGTTCTGGCACGCTACATGCAGGTTCTCAGCGACAACCTTACGTCTGTACTATCCGGACGGGCCATCAACATCCATCACTCCTTCCTGCCAAGCTTCAAGGGCGCCAAGCCGTACCACCAGGCCTACGATCGTGGCGTCAAGACGGTAGGTGCAACGGCCCACTACGTCAATGCCGAACTGGACGAAGGCCCAATCATCGCCCAACAAGTCATCGACGTGGACCACACGTACAGCCCTGCGGATCTCGTTGCAGTTGGCAAGGATGCAGAGTGCAAGGCACTCACCAATGCCGTGCGTTGGCATGCCGAAGGCCGAATCATCCTGTCAGGGAACCGGACTGTAGTCCTGCGCTAG
- the cycA gene encoding D-serine/D-alanine/glycine transporter has protein sequence MTIHQSITTPDAEPHLERQLSNRHIQLIAIGGAIGTGLFMGSGKTISAAGPSVIFVYMIIGFMLFFVMRAMGELLLSNLHYKSFSDFAADLLGPWAGFFTGWTYWFCWVITGIADVIAIAAYSEVLLPGIALWVPGVVTIGILLVLNLTTVKAFGETEFWFALIKIVAIVALIGVGLFMIFSRFQSETGTASFTNLWSHGGLFPNEFMGFVAGFQIAVFAFVGIELVGTTAAEAKDPEKNLPKAINSIPIRVLLFYVGALVILMSVIPWTQFAAGQSPFIAMFSMAGLGAAATIINLVVLTSAMSSANSGIYSTSRMVYGLAQEGDAPFRFSKLSKRKVPNNALFLSCVLLLSSIVLLYVGEDVSKAFEMVTTVAAVCFVFVWSIILASYLAFRRRRPELHESSKFKMPGGIPMVYVVFAFFAFVLWALTTQVDTLIALLVTPIWFIALAVVWYLVGKTPSHRARYAKFKEDLESERVNAQSQLGAESSAGK, from the coding sequence ACCGGCATATCCAGCTCATCGCCATCGGCGGCGCCATCGGAACCGGACTGTTTATGGGCTCCGGAAAGACCATCTCGGCAGCCGGACCATCAGTGATATTTGTGTACATGATCATCGGCTTCATGCTGTTCTTCGTGATGCGGGCCATGGGAGAGCTGCTCCTGAGCAATCTCCACTACAAATCCTTTAGCGACTTCGCCGCGGACCTGCTGGGTCCCTGGGCCGGGTTCTTCACCGGCTGGACGTATTGGTTCTGCTGGGTCATCACCGGGATCGCCGATGTCATCGCCATCGCAGCCTACTCGGAGGTGCTCTTGCCGGGGATCGCGCTGTGGGTCCCCGGGGTAGTCACCATCGGAATTCTGCTGGTCCTGAACCTGACCACCGTGAAGGCCTTTGGCGAAACGGAATTTTGGTTTGCCCTCATCAAGATCGTTGCAATTGTCGCCCTGATCGGTGTGGGCTTGTTCATGATCTTCAGCCGTTTCCAATCTGAAACCGGAACGGCCAGCTTCACGAACCTGTGGAGCCACGGCGGACTCTTCCCCAATGAATTCATGGGCTTTGTCGCCGGATTCCAGATCGCCGTCTTTGCCTTCGTGGGCATTGAGCTCGTGGGAACCACAGCAGCCGAGGCCAAGGATCCGGAAAAGAACCTGCCCAAGGCCATCAACTCCATTCCCATCCGCGTCCTGCTTTTCTATGTAGGCGCCTTGGTTATTCTGATGTCGGTCATTCCCTGGACGCAGTTCGCCGCAGGCCAAAGCCCCTTCATCGCCATGTTCTCCATGGCGGGACTCGGAGCGGCCGCCACCATCATCAATCTTGTGGTCCTCACGTCCGCGATGTCCTCAGCCAACTCCGGCATCTACTCCACCTCCCGCATGGTCTACGGCCTGGCGCAGGAAGGCGATGCCCCTTTCCGGTTTTCCAAGTTGTCCAAGCGCAAGGTCCCCAACAATGCGCTGTTCCTCTCCTGCGTTTTGCTCCTCTCCAGCATCGTGTTGCTGTACGTTGGCGAGGACGTCAGCAAGGCCTTTGAAATGGTCACAACCGTGGCCGCCGTCTGCTTCGTCTTTGTCTGGTCCATCATTCTGGCCAGCTACCTCGCCTTCCGCCGGCGCCGCCCCGAACTGCATGAATCCTCGAAGTTCAAAATGCCTGGCGGCATTCCCATGGTCTACGTTGTCTTCGCCTTCTTTGCCTTTGTCTTGTGGGCCCTGACCACTCAGGTGGATACGCTCATTGCCCTGCTGGTGACACCCATCTGGTTTATTGCCCTCGCGGTGGTTTGGTACCTCGTCGGCAAGACGCCCAGTCACCGGGCCCGCTACGCGAAGTTCAAGGAAGACCTTGAATCTGAACGAGTCAACGCGCAGAGCCAACTCGGAGCTGAGAGTTCGGCAGGAAAATGA